Proteins from one Aspergillus nidulans FGSC A4 chromosome VIII genomic window:
- a CDS encoding uncharacterized protein (transcript_id=CADANIAT00001418), whose protein sequence is MSKSIVTRSYMSDPDGLQLESLDSIRVRFGCHLFIPKGLPNCICALGKSHDDVKHIAKCIRVLWAGETAKSNIKAKIYLAEPQPRVMEGNIVVEKQNQLHNPVLQRDRVQISDSQGLQERICSVRSKNNARILTAVEDRLKRLAYARGHLRMRVNLGTFVLENYQKPENNKSCPGAREYEIKERRWLRPRTDGRTREKRPPLHIAVIDFERSDWQLEIKGLEFHEASSVDNALRSFSNSIVFQRTNYFGDIRARPEKKVVFPSSPPVSEYVEKSAIRYHIKGTKYIFEIARAIREVQPESSHVLPVQGTFAVPENQSKGFWEFIDLVRQAAELLGPTQASQKMPK, encoded by the exons ATGAGTAAGTCAATCGTGACTCGCTCATACATGTCTGATCCTGATGGCCTCCAGCTAGAATCTCTAGATTCTATTCGGGTTAGATTTGGATGCCACTTGTTCATTCCCAAAGGATTGCCCAACTGCATATGTGCTCTCGGTAAAAGCCATGATGACGTGAAACATATTGCAAAATGTATCAGAGTCTTGTGGGCCGGGGAAACAGCCAAAAGCAACATCAAAGCTAAGATTTACCTTGCTGAACCTCAGCCAAGAGTCATGGAGGGAAATATCGtggtcgagaagcagaaccAATTGCACAACCCCGTGCTTCAGCGTGACCGAGTGCAGATTTCCGACTCGCAGGGCTTACAAGAACGCATTTGTTCGGTGCGCTCTAAGAATAATGCCCGCATCTTAACAGCTGTTGAGGATCGCTTGAAACGTCTTGCTTATGCACGTGGACACTTGCGGATGCGTGTTAATCTTGGGACTTTTGTGCTCGAAAATTACCAGAAGCCCGAAAACAACAAGTCCTG CCCCGGGGCACGAGAATACGAAATCAAGGAACGCCGCTGGCTTAGGCCTCGTACTGATGGCCGGACTCGTGAGAAGCGGCCTCCTTTACACATCGCGGTCATTGACTTTGAACG GTCGGACTGGCAACTAGAAATAAAGGGGCTTGAATTTCATGAAGCCTCATCAGTCGACAATGCATTGAGGTCATTCTCAAACTCCATCGTGTTTCAACGCACGAACTATTTTGGTGATATCCGTGCGAGACCGGAAAAGAAAGTCGTGTTTCCTTCAAGCCCTCCAGTATCCGAATACGTGGAGAAATCAGCGATCCGTTATCATATCAAAGGCACCAAATACATCTTCGAAATTGCAAG GGCAATCCGCGAAGTACAGCCTGAATCTAGCCACGTTCTTCCCGTCCAAGGAACCTTTGCTGTCCCTGAAAACCAGAGCAAAGGCTTCTGGGAGTTTATTGACCTAGTAAGACAAGCAGCGGAACTTCTGGGCCCGACACAGGCCTCCCAGAAGATGCCAAAATGA
- a CDS encoding prefoldin subunit 5 (transcript_id=CADANIAT00001419), with protein sequence MPPQNTPASDSDAPPGAVNISSLSTPQLRALQTRLSTELEHLTSSHAKLRAAQSRFRDCVRSINEGVIGSAKKGTEGKDEILVPLTSSLYVKGRLTDREKVLVDVGTGYYVEKTAAKAIEFYEQKVKELETNLTELEKLVQTKSSQQRLFEDALRQKLMSEGAASSAQAAAAG encoded by the exons TTAAcatctcctccctctcgaCCCCGCAACTCCGCGCCTTACAGACCCGCCTCTCAACGGAACTCGAGCACCTCACCTCTTCACACGCAAAGCTGCGCGCCGCACAATCGCGCTTCCGAGACTGCGTGCGCTCGATCAATGAGGGCGTGATTGGGTCCGCAAAGAAGGGGACGGAGGGGAAGGATGAGATCCTCGTGCCGCTGACGAGTTCGCTGTATGTTAAGGGGCGTTTGACGGATCGAGAGAAAGtgcttgttgatgttgggacGGGGTATTATGTTGAGAAG ACCGCGGCAAAAGCGATTGAGTTCTACGAGCAGAAGGTGAAGGAACTGGAGACGAATCTTACGGAGTTGGAGAAACTTGTGCAGACCAAGAGCTCCCAGCAAAGACTTTTTGAGGATG CTCTGAGGCAAAAGTTGATGAGCGAGGGTGCTGCGTCATCTGcccaggctgcggctgctggctgA